One region of Chlorobiota bacterium genomic DNA includes:
- a CDS encoding EI24 domain-containing protein: MPSSLVRGFTVHFRAARLIVRDSEVRRLASRPLLVNILLMVAGLPLGIWGAIQLSGMLVGGDGVVATLLRTFLQILAAAVGVFLSFFLLLLLGSAIAGPLNSKLSLAVEQKIRGTQVSAGDTSIVQDVARSVAFAFGRLLMFVLCYPPIFLTQFIPGLGFILFPVLSLLYGAVVLSLDFSDYVFERHYATFRQKLRHVWARKSLYLGFGGGLALLMLVPFAGFVLLPLGVVGATMLHAEETS; the protein is encoded by the coding sequence ATGCCATCAAGTCTCGTTAGGGGGTTCACCGTCCACTTCCGTGCTGCGCGGCTGATTGTGCGCGATTCGGAGGTGCGCCGCTTGGCTTCGCGGCCATTGCTGGTTAATATCCTGCTGATGGTTGCTGGCCTTCCGCTGGGAATCTGGGGGGCTATCCAGCTTTCGGGAATGTTGGTCGGCGGCGATGGCGTGGTGGCAACGCTGCTCCGAACCTTCCTGCAAATTCTGGCCGCTGCCGTCGGCGTGTTCCTCTCCTTCTTCCTTCTGCTTCTGCTTGGCAGCGCGATTGCCGGGCCGCTGAACTCCAAACTCTCCCTTGCTGTGGAGCAAAAAATCCGTGGCACGCAGGTTTCTGCTGGCGATACCTCCATCGTGCAAGATGTTGCCCGCAGCGTGGCGTTTGCGTTTGGGCGGCTGCTGATGTTTGTCCTTTGCTACCCGCCAATCTTCCTTACTCAGTTTATTCCTGGCTTGGGGTTCATTCTCTTCCCGGTGTTGTCGCTGCTGTACGGGGCGGTTGTCCTTTCGCTTGATTTCAGCGATTATGTGTTTGAACGCCACTACGCCACCTTCCGCCAAAAACTTCGGCACGTGTGGGCGCGCAAGTCGCTGTACCTGGGGTTTGGTGGCGGGCTGGCGTTGCTGATGCTGGTCCCTTTTGCGGGCTTTGTGCTGTTACCCCTTGGGGTGGTTGGCGCAACAATGCTCCACGCCGAAGAAACGTCATAA
- a CDS encoding SLBB domain-containing protein has protein sequence MFQPLRLLLLVFPLLLLSVQHRAAAQGGGGQPGGAFGSVYDFTAGAGFSMEVNIWGAVARPGRYKVPSSTTLLQLISYAGGPAAGQAGPKPKLDEVRVVHDLTVDSTVSKPIEVYDLVKYQQTADTTLNPKLYPNDTVIIPEQDDTFNEVLAVIRDVGLVLVSILTIYNGVK, from the coding sequence ATGTTCCAACCGCTCCGCCTTCTTCTGCTTGTTTTTCCATTGCTCCTTCTTTCGGTCCAGCACCGGGCCGCTGCGCAAGGTGGCGGGGGGCAGCCTGGTGGCGCGTTTGGCAGCGTTTATGATTTCACCGCCGGAGCTGGTTTCTCGATGGAGGTGAACATCTGGGGTGCGGTTGCGCGTCCCGGGCGGTACAAGGTTCCTTCATCCACCACGCTTCTGCAACTGATCTCCTACGCCGGCGGTCCGGCTGCCGGACAAGCTGGCCCCAAGCCCAAACTTGATGAAGTTCGCGTTGTTCACGACCTGACGGTGGACAGCACCGTCAGCAAGCCGATTGAGGTGTATGATCTGGTGAAATACCAGCAAACCGCCGACACCACGCTGAACCCGAAGCTCTATCCAAACGACACCGTCATCATTCCCGAACAAGACGACACCTTCAATGAGGTGTTGGCGGTTATTCGGGATGTTGGGCTGGTGTTGGTCTCCATTCTTACCATCTACAACGGGGTCAAATAA
- a CDS encoding extracellular solute-binding protein — protein MKIFFSRFGFAAISLSLSFVLLLAGCGGGDSPQDGRSKEGKTVLKFWHFWSEPTQKAALMERVKAFEAENPDLYVELSELSWNDGQTKLQLAFNSGTAPDVLELGSDWVAQFSSAGVLANQKGMAGDNESRFSAEVLAPGQWNGGAYAWPWVVDSRVLYFNKALLASVGADTTKPDTLWSDVLAKAEQIKAKHPDAYGFGANGPDRHRLYKKIVPFFWSNGGQVVGANGTPAMNSPQNIQALEAYLELARTGLIETQKALDQQFVGEGGLLDFRPLACRSHPQGQPGVAVRVAGDARVCGPACGVVWRGGISGNQQRIEAEGCRKKTGDVPDIGQAGVGVLQGASRWDDPGRSVGGW, from the coding sequence ATGAAAATCTTCTTCAGCCGATTTGGCTTCGCTGCAATTTCCCTTTCCCTCAGCTTCGTGCTTCTTCTTGCCGGTTGTGGCGGCGGCGACTCCCCCCAGGATGGCCGCTCGAAAGAAGGGAAAACCGTCCTGAAGTTCTGGCACTTCTGGTCCGAACCAACCCAGAAAGCCGCCTTGATGGAACGGGTGAAAGCGTTCGAGGCCGAAAACCCTGACCTGTACGTCGAGCTTTCGGAGCTTAGCTGGAACGACGGCCAAACAAAGCTGCAACTGGCCTTCAACTCCGGCACCGCGCCCGATGTGTTGGAGCTTGGAAGCGATTGGGTGGCGCAGTTCAGCAGTGCCGGCGTGCTGGCCAACCAGAAAGGAATGGCGGGGGATAACGAGTCCCGCTTCTCGGCAGAAGTTCTTGCGCCCGGGCAGTGGAACGGCGGCGCGTATGCCTGGCCCTGGGTGGTGGATTCGCGGGTGCTCTATTTCAACAAAGCACTTCTTGCCTCGGTTGGTGCCGACACCACCAAGCCGGACACGCTTTGGAGTGATGTTCTGGCAAAGGCCGAGCAGATCAAAGCCAAGCATCCCGATGCGTATGGCTTCGGCGCGAACGGTCCCGATCGCCACCGGCTGTATAAAAAAATCGTCCCGTTCTTCTGGTCCAACGGCGGCCAAGTGGTGGGGGCCAACGGCACGCCAGCCATGAACTCACCGCAAAATATCCAAGCGTTGGAGGCGTATCTGGAGCTTGCCCGCACCGGCTTGATTGAAACCCAGAAGGCGCTGGATCAGCAGTTTGTAGGGGAAGGTGGGCTTCTGGATTTCCGGCCCTTGGCTTGCCGATCGCATCCGCAAGGACAACCCGGGGTTGCAGTTCGGGTTGCAGGTGATGCCCGGGTTTGCGGGCCAGCGTGCGGTGTCGTTTGGCGGGGGGGAATATCTGGCAATCAACAACGCATCGAAGCAGAAGGATGCCGCAAAAAAACTGGTGACGTTCCTGACATCGGCCAAGCAGGCGTTGGAGTTCTGCAAGGCGCTTCCCGGTGGGATGACCCCGGCAGATCTGTCGGTGGCTGGTGA
- a CDS encoding cystathionine gamma-synthase, which yields MKHHGFSTRAIHAGQPPEEVTGAVNVPIFQTSTYAQQGIGDHKGFEYARTHHPTRFALEQCLAELEGGIHGFAFSSGLAAIDAVMRLLAPGDHVVAGDDMYGGTFRLFDTVLKPLGYQFTFVDFRDVQAVRGAITPATRMIYAETPTNPMMRLCDLQAIGEIARAANAMMVVDNTFMTPYLQTPLLLGASVVLHSTTKYLGGHSDLIGGAAVTSDPAIAQRLKFLQNACGAVPGPMDCYLTLRSLKTLAVRMDRHCANAQKVAEYLASHPEFAAVHYPGLPDFPQHDLAQRQMRGFGGMISADLGSLEKARSFCAAVRVFTFAESLGGVESLLCHPVSMTHGSVPPETRQRLGITDGLVRFSVGIEDAEDLIADIQQAMEA from the coding sequence ATGAAACATCACGGCTTTTCAACACGCGCTATCCATGCCGGGCAGCCGCCGGAGGAAGTTACCGGGGCGGTGAACGTCCCCATCTTCCAAACCTCCACCTACGCCCAGCAGGGGATTGGCGACCACAAGGGGTTCGAGTACGCACGCACCCACCACCCAACCCGGTTCGCGCTGGAGCAATGCCTTGCCGAGCTTGAAGGGGGAATCCACGGCTTTGCGTTCAGCAGCGGACTGGCGGCGATTGACGCGGTGATGCGGCTGCTGGCCCCGGGCGATCACGTGGTTGCCGGGGATGATATGTATGGCGGAACCTTCCGCTTGTTCGATACCGTGCTGAAGCCGTTGGGCTACCAGTTCACCTTCGTTGATTTTCGCGACGTTCAGGCCGTGCGCGGCGCAATCACCCCGGCAACGCGGATGATCTACGCCGAGACCCCCACCAACCCGATGATGCGCCTGTGCGACCTTCAAGCGATTGGGGAAATTGCACGCGCCGCCAACGCCATGATGGTGGTGGATAACACCTTTATGACCCCGTACCTGCAAACCCCGCTGCTGCTTGGTGCAAGCGTGGTGCTTCACTCCACCACGAAATATCTTGGCGGCCATAGCGATCTGATTGGCGGCGCGGCGGTAACGTCCGATCCCGCCATTGCCCAACGGCTGAAGTTCCTGCAAAACGCGTGCGGCGCGGTCCCGGGGCCAATGGATTGCTACCTCACGTTGCGCTCGCTGAAAACCCTTGCCGTCAGGATGGACCGCCATTGCGCCAACGCCCAGAAGGTGGCCGAATATCTTGCAAGCCACCCCGAGTTTGCGGCGGTTCACTACCCCGGCCTTCCCGATTTTCCGCAGCACGACCTTGCCCAGCGGCAGATGCGCGGGTTTGGCGGAATGATCTCCGCCGATCTTGGCTCGTTGGAAAAAGCCCGTTCCTTCTGCGCTGCGGTTCGCGTCTTCACCTTCGCGGAATCGCTGGGCGGGGTCGAATCGCTTCTGTGCCACCCGGTCTCGATGACCCACGGCTCCGTCCCCCCGGAAACCCGCCAACGCCTGGGCATCACCGATGGCCTTGTCCGCTTCTCCGTTGGGATTGAAGATGCCGAGGACCTTATCGCCGACATCCAACAAGCAATGGAAGCATAA
- a CDS encoding SDR family NAD(P)-dependent oxidoreductase, giving the protein MFKHAIIVGASAGIGAAIARQLGREGCAVALVARRGDAVKAIAAQINAEAKQPLARAYQHDVLDVGQAEGLFQEITRDIGGLDLIIFAAGAMPAVAPDEYNIEKDALILDVNVRGAFAWLNEAARRFQRVGRGTIVGISSIAGDRGRRGNPAYCTSKAALNTYLESLRNRVARFGVKVVVAKPGFVDTDMTKGMPGLFWLISAERAAELILKAAKRGKKTAYIPARWRFVGTVIRFFPSFIFRRLNI; this is encoded by the coding sequence ATGTTCAAACACGCAATAATTGTTGGCGCATCGGCGGGAATTGGGGCCGCGATTGCGCGCCAGCTTGGGCGCGAAGGGTGCGCCGTTGCCCTGGTGGCGCGGCGCGGCGATGCGGTTAAGGCGATTGCCGCCCAGATCAACGCAGAAGCAAAGCAACCCCTTGCCCGGGCCTATCAACACGACGTGTTGGATGTTGGCCAGGCCGAGGGATTGTTCCAGGAGATCACCCGCGACATCGGCGGATTGGACCTTATCATCTTTGCCGCAGGGGCAATGCCGGCGGTCGCGCCGGATGAGTACAACATCGAGAAGGACGCGCTGATTTTGGATGTGAACGTTCGCGGCGCGTTTGCGTGGCTGAACGAAGCTGCGCGGCGGTTCCAGCGGGTGGGGCGGGGGACCATTGTTGGCATCTCCTCGATTGCTGGGGACCGCGGGCGGCGCGGCAATCCCGCCTACTGCACCAGCAAAGCCGCGTTGAACACGTACTTGGAATCGCTTCGCAATCGGGTGGCGCGGTTTGGGGTGAAGGTGGTGGTGGCCAAGCCAGGGTTTGTGGATACCGACATGACGAAAGGGATGCCAGGGCTGTTCTGGTTGATCTCGGCCGAGCGGGCAGCGGAGCTTATCCTGAAGGCCGCCAAGCGTGGGAAGAAAACCGCCTACATCCCGGCGCGGTGGCGATTTGTTGGGACGGTGATTCGCTTCTTCCCATCGTTCATCTTCCGGCGGTTGAATATCTGA
- a CDS encoding FAD-binding oxidoreductase: MMTLRDEPTLPFQNLELVHGWGLSTDAVGYVFRPSTVEGIREVFELAQRTGRTIAFRGAGRSYGDAALNAENVVLDLTRFCRILEWDPHTGVIKMESGVTIRQLWEYALPDGWWPPIVPGTMFPTLGGCASMNIHGKNNFAVGPIGDHILEFELLLPTGQHLTCSRQENRDLFYAAIGGFGMLGCFTSITLKLKNVYSGYLNVKAINVPNLDAMIRELEQRMDAADYLVGWIDGLAGGKGIGRGVIHEANYLKPGQDPNPAQTLRIENQQLPDTIFGLLPKSTLWRFMRPFVNNVGVRFINMAKFYASRLLDRGKIFQQSHAAFAFLLDYVPNWKRSYGRGGLIQYQSFIPEATAAEAFKAQLRLAQKAGYPPYLAVFKRHRRDNFLMTHSVDGYSLALDFKITKRNRAAIWKLASQLDEVVLKAGGRFYFAKDSTLHAASAEQYLGREAVEQFMALKRRCDPNGLLETNLYRRLFPESEATAKPEAQTQAGTAQP; the protein is encoded by the coding sequence ATGATGACGTTACGTGATGAACCAACGCTCCCGTTCCAGAACCTTGAACTTGTTCATGGCTGGGGCTTAAGCACCGATGCCGTGGGCTACGTCTTCCGCCCTTCCACGGTGGAGGGGATTCGGGAGGTTTTTGAGCTGGCGCAGCGCACCGGGCGGACGATTGCGTTCCGGGGGGCAGGGCGCAGCTACGGCGATGCGGCCTTGAATGCCGAGAACGTGGTGCTGGACCTTACCCGGTTCTGCCGAATCCTTGAATGGGACCCGCACACAGGGGTGATAAAAATGGAGTCGGGGGTGACGATCCGGCAACTGTGGGAGTACGCGCTTCCCGATGGATGGTGGCCCCCAATCGTTCCCGGGACAATGTTCCCAACGCTGGGCGGGTGCGCCAGCATGAACATCCACGGCAAAAACAACTTTGCGGTTGGCCCAATCGGCGACCATATTCTTGAGTTCGAACTGCTGCTTCCAACCGGCCAGCATCTAACTTGTTCGCGCCAAGAAAACCGCGACCTTTTCTACGCCGCCATTGGCGGGTTCGGGATGTTGGGCTGCTTCACCAGCATCACCCTGAAACTGAAGAACGTCTATTCCGGCTACTTGAACGTGAAGGCCATCAACGTCCCAAACCTTGATGCCATGATTCGGGAGCTTGAGCAACGGATGGACGCTGCCGATTACTTAGTTGGGTGGATTGATGGATTGGCAGGGGGGAAGGGAATTGGGCGAGGGGTGATCCACGAAGCCAACTATCTGAAGCCTGGCCAGGACCCCAACCCCGCCCAGACCTTGCGGATCGAAAACCAACAGCTCCCCGACACCATTTTTGGATTGCTCCCAAAATCAACGCTTTGGCGGTTCATGCGGCCGTTTGTGAACAACGTTGGGGTTCGGTTCATCAACATGGCAAAGTTTTATGCAAGCCGGTTGTTGGATCGCGGAAAAATCTTCCAGCAGTCCCATGCTGCGTTCGCTTTTCTGCTGGACTATGTTCCAAACTGGAAGCGATCCTACGGGCGGGGCGGGCTGATTCAATACCAAAGTTTCATTCCGGAAGCCACTGCTGCCGAGGCTTTTAAAGCCCAGCTGCGGCTGGCGCAGAAGGCAGGGTATCCGCCATATTTGGCAGTGTTCAAACGCCACCGCCGCGATAATTTCCTGATGACCCACAGCGTTGATGGATACTCCCTGGCGTTGGATTTCAAAATCACCAAAAGGAACCGCGCCGCAATTTGGAAACTGGCCTCCCAGCTTGATGAGGTTGTCCTGAAAGCCGGCGGGCGGTTTTACTTCGCGAAGGATAGCACGCTTCATGCCGCCAGTGCCGAGCAATATCTTGGCCGCGAGGCGGTTGAGCAGTTCATGGCACTGAAACGCCGCTGCGACCCGAACGGGCTGCTGGAAACCAACCTTTACCGCCGCCTGTTCCCCGAATCGGAAGCGACGGCGAAACCAGAGGCACAGACCCAAGCCGGAACCGCCCAGCCATGA
- a CDS encoding DUF547 domain-containing protein: MTSLRTKPTRLQQVVLLLHLFTVATVGVAIAGGGTFDHSAFNTLLSQAVSGGKVDYGKFKGNAAFAAYLSALQTAEPMGLTSNEQLAFWINAYNASTIKNVLDNPGMRKPTDVKGFFDAKKFKIAGRSLTLNQIENDIIRKNFKEPLIHFGLVCAARSCPPIINKAYTGKNVKSLLASNAKAYLAGKQNSYNAATSTLSLSKIFEWYRGDFGGEAGLKEFVKKYGTAEMKAGLTANPQTKIVSLEYDWTLNSK; encoded by the coding sequence ATGACCAGTTTACGAACCAAGCCGACACGCCTACAACAGGTTGTTCTTCTGCTCCACCTGTTCACCGTTGCTACCGTCGGCGTAGCGATTGCGGGGGGGGGAACATTCGACCATTCAGCATTCAACACCCTGCTAAGCCAAGCGGTATCGGGGGGGAAAGTTGATTACGGGAAGTTCAAAGGGAACGCGGCGTTCGCCGCCTATTTATCCGCATTGCAAACGGCCGAACCGATGGGCCTTACCAGCAACGAACAGCTTGCATTCTGGATTAACGCCTACAACGCCTCAACAATCAAGAACGTGCTGGACAATCCAGGGATGCGGAAGCCGACCGATGTGAAAGGCTTCTTCGATGCCAAAAAATTCAAGATCGCCGGGCGCTCGCTAACGCTGAACCAGATTGAGAACGACATCATTCGGAAGAATTTCAAGGAGCCGCTGATCCACTTTGGATTGGTCTGCGCCGCCCGAAGCTGCCCGCCGATTATCAACAAAGCCTACACCGGGAAGAATGTGAAATCGCTTCTTGCCAGCAACGCAAAAGCCTACTTGGCCGGAAAGCAGAACAGCTACAACGCAGCAACGAGCACGCTAAGCCTATCCAAAATTTTTGAGTGGTACCGCGGGGATTTTGGTGGGGAAGCAGGATTGAAGGAGTTCGTGAAGAAATACGGCACCGCCGAAATGAAAGCCGGGCTGACGGCAAACCCCCAAACAAAGATCGTGTCGCTGGAATACGATTGGACGTTGAACTCGAAGTAA
- a CDS encoding 6,7-dimethyl-8-ribityllumazine synthase, with amino-acid sequence MPKILEGSLNASGYRFAVAVSRWNDFITRRLLEGALECIRMHGGDVDAVTVAYVPGAFELPLAAKRLAESGNYDAVIVLGAVIRGGTPHFNYVAGEAVKGISNAMMATNIPCTFGVLTVDTIEQAIERAGTKAGNKGWEAAQTAIEMVGLLKQL; translated from the coding sequence ATGCCAAAAATTTTGGAAGGTTCGTTGAACGCCAGCGGCTACCGTTTTGCGGTGGCTGTCAGCCGCTGGAATGATTTTATCACCCGCCGGTTGCTGGAGGGCGCGTTGGAGTGCATCCGAATGCACGGTGGAGACGTTGACGCGGTGACAGTGGCGTATGTCCCGGGGGCGTTTGAGCTTCCGTTGGCCGCCAAGCGATTGGCCGAATCGGGCAACTACGACGCGGTGATTGTGCTTGGTGCCGTGATTCGCGGCGGAACCCCCCATTTCAACTATGTTGCCGGGGAAGCGGTGAAAGGGATCAGCAACGCCATGATGGCCACCAACATCCCCTGCACCTTTGGCGTGCTGACGGTGGACACCATCGAGCAAGCCATTGAACGCGCAGGAACCAAAGCCGGAAACAAAGGCTGGGAAGCAGCGCAAACCGCGATTGAAATGGTTGGGTTGCTGAAACAACTTTAA
- a CDS encoding DUF3276 family protein → MENNRDEVFSRRVRAGKRTYFVDVRSTRSGHDYYLTITESKRSAEGEEKEKFKIFLYKEDFEKFRAALNEALDFVYQELAKINALPRQRENYVEENEA, encoded by the coding sequence GTGGAAAACAATCGTGATGAAGTTTTTTCCCGGCGCGTGCGTGCTGGCAAACGAACCTACTTTGTGGACGTTCGTTCGACTCGCTCCGGCCATGATTACTACCTGACCATTACCGAAAGCAAACGCAGCGCAGAAGGTGAAGAAAAAGAGAAATTCAAAATCTTCCTCTATAAGGAGGACTTTGAGAAGTTCCGTGCAGCACTGAACGAAGCCCTGGATTTCGTTTATCAGGAACTTGCCAAAATCAACGCGCTTCCACGCCAGCGCGAGAACTACGTCGAAGAAAACGAAGCGTAG
- a CDS encoding 3-hydroxybutyryl-CoA dehydrogenase, with product MSSILLFASPIHAAELALAIAPEHQLLLWDDGLDPAAAAAIPERIVRIESTSQLPADLSAIVELSCVDDGQKHSNLGFIGQIAQPQTLILSNTLTMTATAAASLMGGGFPVVGFSFLPSVFGAASLVELAPSLQIAQSNREGVVQNARQLFARDAEVVEDRLGLVSARVLAMVINEAAFALMEGVASPADIDTAMKLGTNYPQGPLAWADRIGPDVVLALLEALWQEYREERYRPCVLLRQLARANKPFHA from the coding sequence ATGTCCAGTATCCTTCTTTTTGCTTCCCCAATTCATGCTGCCGAGCTGGCATTGGCGATTGCCCCCGAGCATCAACTGCTCCTTTGGGACGACGGCCTGGACCCCGCTGCCGCCGCTGCAATCCCCGAGCGCATCGTTCGGATTGAATCAACGTCGCAGCTTCCCGCGGACCTTTCCGCCATTGTTGAACTTTCCTGCGTTGACGATGGCCAGAAGCACAGCAATCTTGGGTTCATCGGCCAGATTGCCCAGCCGCAAACCCTTATCCTGAGCAACACCCTGACGATGACCGCAACCGCCGCCGCCTCGCTGATGGGAGGGGGATTTCCGGTGGTTGGGTTCAGCTTCTTGCCGTCGGTGTTCGGCGCGGCATCGCTGGTGGAGCTTGCGCCTTCCCTTCAGATTGCGCAATCAAACAGGGAGGGCGTGGTGCAGAATGCCCGCCAGCTGTTTGCACGCGATGCAGAAGTGGTGGAAGATCGGCTTGGCTTGGTCTCGGCACGGGTGCTGGCAATGGTGATTAACGAGGCCGCGTTCGCGCTGATGGAAGGGGTTGCTTCCCCCGCCGACATTGACACCGCGATGAAGCTGGGAACCAACTATCCCCAAGGTCCCCTTGCCTGGGCCGACCGCATCGGGCCCGATGTGGTGCTGGCGTTGCTGGAAGCCCTTTGGCAGGAGTACCGCGAAGAACGCTACCGCCCCTGCGTGCTGCTGCGCCAGCTTGCCCGCGCCAACAAACCCTTCCATGCCTGA
- a CDS encoding acetyl-CoA C-acyltransferase, with amino-acid sequence MSEAYIVSPLRTPVGKYGGALSAVRADDLAALVVRTVVERAGVPPEAINDVILGCANQAGEDNRNVARMAVLLAGLPQSVPATTINRLCGSALDAVIAAARAVRSGEADLVIAGGVEVMSRAPYVLPKNVSGGAMFGNLTAYDTALGWRFPNAKMEAMFPLEQMGETAENVAEKWAISRQEQDEFALRSHHAAVDAWEAGRYDDTVIPVEIPQKKGDPIVVRRDETPRKDTSVEKLATLKPAFRKGGSVTPGNSSSLNDGAGALIVASQRAVEEYGLKPILKYVSGGVAGVDPRFMGIGPVPATHKALATAGLTLDQIDLIELNEAFASQSIAVIRELGLDLSKVNVNGGAIALGHPLGMSGVRLIATLGSEMARRPNSRYGLATMCIGVGQGISAIFEKVQG; translated from the coding sequence ATGTCCGAAGCATACATCGTTTCCCCGCTCCGAACTCCAGTAGGAAAATATGGCGGCGCGCTCTCCGCCGTCCGTGCCGATGACCTTGCCGCCCTTGTGGTTCGCACCGTTGTTGAACGCGCCGGGGTTCCCCCCGAAGCCATCAACGATGTGATTCTGGGCTGCGCAAACCAAGCCGGCGAGGACAACCGCAACGTGGCACGCATGGCGGTGCTGCTGGCCGGGCTTCCGCAAAGCGTTCCGGCAACCACCATCAACCGCTTGTGCGGCTCGGCATTGGATGCGGTGATTGCTGCCGCCCGTGCGGTCCGTTCCGGCGAAGCTGATCTGGTGATTGCTGGCGGGGTGGAGGTGATGTCGCGCGCGCCGTATGTCCTGCCGAAAAACGTTTCCGGCGGGGCAATGTTCGGCAATCTTACCGCCTACGATACCGCCCTGGGGTGGCGTTTCCCGAATGCAAAAATGGAGGCGATGTTCCCGCTGGAGCAGATGGGGGAGACCGCCGAAAACGTTGCCGAGAAATGGGCCATCAGCCGCCAGGAGCAGGATGAGTTCGCGCTCCGTTCGCACCACGCAGCGGTGGATGCCTGGGAAGCCGGGCGTTACGACGACACGGTGATCCCCGTGGAAATCCCGCAGAAAAAAGGTGACCCCATTGTTGTCCGCCGCGACGAAACGCCGCGAAAAGATACCTCGGTGGAAAAACTTGCCACGCTGAAACCAGCCTTCCGCAAAGGGGGAAGCGTTACCCCGGGGAACTCTAGCAGCCTGAACGACGGTGCGGGCGCGCTGATTGTGGCCAGCCAACGCGCCGTGGAAGAATACGGCCTGAAGCCAATCCTGAAATATGTTTCGGGTGGGGTGGCGGGGGTTGATCCTCGGTTCATGGGAATCGGGCCGGTTCCGGCAACCCACAAGGCTCTTGCCACCGCCGGGCTAACGCTTGACCAGATTGATCTTATCGAGCTGAACGAAGCCTTTGCCTCGCAGTCCATCGCGGTGATTCGGGAACTGGGGTTGGACCTCAGCAAGGTGAACGTGAATGGCGGGGCGATTGCCCTGGGCCACCCGCTGGGGATGTCGGGCGTGCGGCTGATTGCCACGCTTGGAAGCGAAATGGCGCGCCGCCCCAACAGCCGCTACGGCCTTGCCACCATGTGCATTGGAGTAGGCCAGGGGATTAGCGCGATTTTTGAGAAAGTGCAGGGGTGA